In Streptomyces sp. NBC_01707, a genomic segment contains:
- a CDS encoding FKBP-type peptidyl-prolyl cis-trans isomerase, with product MRRLAALLVVPLLLLTAACGGDGKGSDSASKNGFPAITAGAKFGEKPTLSKGQGDPPKELKTQVISEGDGAKLKNGDAIQVNYLGQAWDSTKPFDNSFDRKQPFDLTLGAGMVIKGWDQGLVGQKVGSRVQLVIPPDLGYGPQGQGDIKPNATLVFVVDILKATQIPASAKGTAVAQDNVDLPKVGVNTDGKAPSVKIPEKTDPPTKLVSNYILESDGDVIKETDSVVVNYVGLLWKDGKTFDSTYAQGKTQTFPLAQVTLKGLKNGLIGKKIGSRVLLVIPPDQAFGDKAQQSIPAKSTLVFAVDLLAKM from the coding sequence GTGCGCCGACTTGCCGCCCTTCTCGTTGTCCCCCTGCTGCTGTTGACGGCGGCGTGCGGTGGCGACGGCAAGGGCTCCGACTCCGCCTCGAAGAACGGATTCCCCGCGATCACCGCGGGTGCGAAGTTCGGAGAGAAGCCCACCTTGTCCAAGGGACAGGGCGATCCGCCCAAGGAGCTGAAGACGCAGGTCATCAGCGAAGGTGATGGCGCGAAGCTCAAGAACGGCGACGCGATCCAGGTCAACTACCTCGGACAGGCGTGGGACTCCACCAAGCCGTTCGACAACAGTTTCGACCGCAAGCAGCCCTTCGATCTGACGCTCGGTGCGGGCATGGTCATCAAGGGCTGGGACCAGGGCCTCGTCGGCCAGAAGGTCGGCAGTCGCGTCCAGCTGGTCATTCCGCCGGACCTCGGTTACGGCCCGCAGGGCCAGGGCGACATCAAGCCGAACGCCACTCTCGTCTTCGTCGTGGACATCCTGAAGGCCACACAGATCCCGGCGTCCGCCAAGGGCACCGCGGTCGCCCAGGACAACGTCGATCTGCCGAAGGTGGGCGTCAACACCGACGGCAAGGCGCCGTCGGTGAAGATCCCGGAGAAGACCGACCCGCCGACGAAGCTGGTCTCCAACTACATCCTGGAGTCCGACGGTGACGTCATCAAGGAGACCGACAGCGTCGTCGTGAACTACGTGGGCCTGCTGTGGAAGGACGGAAAGACGTTCGACAGCACCTACGCCCAGGGCAAGACTCAGACCTTCCCGCTGGCGCAGGTCACGCTCAAGGGCCTGAAGAACGGTCTGATCGGCAAGAAGATCGGCAGCCGTGTCCTGCTGGTGATCCCGCCGGACCAGGCGTTCGGCGACAAGGCGCAGCAGTCCATCCCCGCCAAGTCCACCCTGGTGTTCGCCGTGGACCTGCTGGCAAAGATGTAA